Proteins from a genomic interval of Microcoleus sp. bin38.metabat.b11b12b14.051:
- a CDS encoding calcium-binding protein, with protein sequence MALTINNLISDLTGFPVFAGGGPRLLGFPTSDEIDVEDGNLSSFSWGVWGLDGNDTIAGSSDSNERLLGNNGNDVIGGGGGNDIIYGGKDNDALDGNDGNDVVRGDAGNDLIFGGPGNDILRGGQGDDDLDGNEGNDFLVGDRGIDVLTGGLGADVFVLRSNEQFGVNGADVITDFRFDDGDRIGLTDGLTELDLLFADDNLIAYDNDGIINDMVILNARNGQIVGVVLNTDNFELVGAFEQASPFALAVNGSQFQFLA encoded by the coding sequence ATGGCTTTGACGATTAACAATCTCATCAGCGATTTGACTGGATTTCCTGTATTTGCTGGCGGTGGGCCACGGCTTTTGGGATTCCCTACATCAGATGAGATTGACGTAGAGGATGGAAATTTGTCGTCTTTTTCCTGGGGAGTTTGGGGCCTAGACGGCAACGATACTATAGCAGGTTCCTCGGATTCCAACGAACGGCTGTTGGGAAATAACGGCAACGATGTTATCGGCGGTGGGGGCGGAAATGATATCATTTACGGCGGCAAAGATAACGATGCTCTGGATGGAAATGATGGCAATGACGTAGTTAGGGGCGACGCAGGAAACGACCTGATTTTTGGAGGGCCCGGGAACGATATTTTGCGGGGAGGGCAAGGAGACGACGATTTAGACGGCAATGAGGGCAACGATTTCTTGGTGGGCGATCGCGGAATTGACGTACTCACCGGAGGCCTTGGTGCTGACGTATTTGTCCTCAGAAGCAACGAACAATTTGGAGTGAATGGAGCCGATGTCATTACGGATTTTAGGTTTGACGATGGCGATCGCATCGGTTTGACAGATGGTTTAACAGAATTAGACCTCCTCTTCGCAGACGACAATTTGATCGCTTACGACAACGACGGAATTATCAACGATATGGTGATTCTTAACGCCAGAAACGGACAGATTGTGGGGGTTGTTTTAAACACGGATAACTTTGAACTTGTGGGTGCATTTGAACAAGCGAGTCCGTTTGCTTTGGCAGTAAACGGTTCTCAGTTCCAGTTTTTGGCTTAG
- a CDS encoding GAF domain-containing protein — MSTPKSSAHPNNNNSVKSLPTAGIIPTEPHTENLPEPSMEEILSALAAQVPSESTEIERLKTWKQDLERLFQFLGDRRVLIAVMEPGTFAMRYANVAFCRLAGWEGTPLVAQSTNGWFAETGISLVELFEECDAKIAEQLYRRHLLHWVFKLFYQIDLDGLRVLDEPVTASVKNATGGEPKFIEFWLGSEQLKITQIDAKIDEFSDIPLNLMSVPEREAWLMQPNQLANLAARLNLDNYRVEGLLLLEGFDVTVQEQIRRLTQLLIDRDSMLRPDKFERIDRCLRSLFNADGTLLMRPDGEHVQILVAKDGQHLQPVLYSMQSLESSHFMKATAANQVWNVPDLRRECRTDCERTLRKMGAQSMLLVPLVVKSVTREGTGLRILGVVGLLCDRANHFNNIDAQHAQELIPAFIAALRQAIQQRFTHIHNIHPAVEWRFAQEAERRSWGLPQETIVFADVHPLYGISDIRGSSDERNRAIQTDLLEQFRLGLAIADAVCQTQTTHLGEQLRLDLLDYIEHLKEKVTVDMEVRAAEYLNERLEVYFDYFVQCGPLVLAAVEAYRAACENEHNCVYGDRTRYDQMLNLIGNKLQETWARWQEKMQQILPHYCDIECTDGMDHMIYVGKAIDPKFSQFHLHSLRYEQLRAICDCGRTVFRLQAESQINMELAHLVLVQNTTIDIFHNENTEKMFDVKGTRDIRYELVKKRIEKAVDKDAQERITQSGMLTVVYSTEDEWEEYQQYLRYLSREGWVEAKVQTGMVESLQGVSGLKFARVRILPEPESIVHVSEVTVVTD, encoded by the coding sequence ATGTCTACTCCTAAATCGTCGGCCCATCCAAACAACAACAACTCCGTAAAATCACTGCCAACAGCAGGTATCATTCCCACAGAGCCGCACACTGAAAATCTGCCGGAACCAAGCATGGAAGAGATACTGTCCGCTTTAGCGGCGCAAGTACCCAGTGAATCTACTGAAATTGAACGTTTGAAAACTTGGAAACAAGATTTAGAGCGATTGTTTCAATTTTTAGGCGATCGCCGCGTTTTAATTGCAGTCATGGAACCCGGAACTTTTGCCATGCGTTATGCTAACGTGGCATTTTGCCGCTTGGCCGGTTGGGAGGGAACGCCTTTGGTAGCTCAATCTACTAACGGTTGGTTTGCAGAAACTGGCATCAGCTTGGTGGAACTGTTCGAGGAGTGCGATGCTAAAATAGCAGAGCAATTGTACCGCCGCCACCTTTTACACTGGGTATTTAAGCTATTTTATCAAATTGACCTTGACGGTTTGCGCGTGCTCGACGAACCAGTCACGGCCAGTGTCAAAAATGCCACAGGTGGAGAACCTAAATTTATTGAATTTTGGCTGGGTTCGGAACAGTTAAAAATTACTCAGATTGATGCAAAAATTGATGAGTTTTCTGATATTCCCTTAAATTTAATGTCGGTTCCCGAACGGGAAGCTTGGCTGATGCAGCCGAATCAACTGGCAAATTTAGCCGCTCGCCTAAATTTGGATAATTACCGCGTCGAAGGTTTGCTATTGCTAGAAGGTTTTGATGTCACCGTACAGGAGCAAATTCGGCGCCTGACTCAGTTATTGATCGATCGAGATTCCATGCTGCGGCCAGACAAATTTGAGAGAATCGATCGCTGTTTGCGATCGCTCTTTAATGCTGACGGCACTTTGCTAATGCGCCCCGACGGCGAACACGTACAGATATTAGTTGCCAAAGACGGCCAACATTTGCAGCCGGTTCTTTATTCAATGCAGTCCCTAGAATCTTCTCACTTTATGAAGGCCACCGCAGCAAATCAAGTTTGGAACGTCCCAGACTTGCGCCGCGAGTGCCGCACCGACTGCGAGCGAACTTTGCGGAAAATGGGCGCTCAATCGATGCTGCTGGTGCCCCTGGTAGTCAAATCTGTTACCCGCGAGGGCACCGGGCTGCGGATTTTGGGCGTCGTGGGGTTGTTGTGCGATCGGGCCAACCACTTCAACAACATAGACGCCCAACACGCCCAAGAACTCATTCCCGCCTTCATTGCAGCCCTGCGGCAAGCCATCCAACAGCGGTTTACCCACATTCACAACATCCACCCCGCAGTCGAGTGGCGGTTCGCCCAAGAAGCAGAAAGGCGGAGTTGGGGACTTCCTCAAGAGACGATCGTATTTGCAGACGTTCATCCGCTGTACGGAATTTCCGACATCCGCGGTTCCAGCGACGAGAGAAACCGAGCCATTCAAACAGATTTGCTCGAACAATTCCGCTTAGGTTTAGCCATAGCCGATGCCGTTTGTCAAACACAAACTACCCACCTCGGCGAGCAACTGCGGCTCGACTTGCTCGACTACATCGAGCATTTAAAAGAAAAAGTAACAGTCGATATGGAAGTGCGAGCAGCCGAGTATTTAAACGAGCGTTTAGAAGTATATTTTGACTATTTTGTGCAGTGCGGGCCCCTGGTTCTGGCAGCAGTTGAAGCTTACCGAGCCGCCTGCGAAAACGAACACAACTGCGTTTATGGCGATCGTACTCGCTACGATCAAATGCTCAACCTGATCGGCAACAAACTCCAAGAAACCTGGGCCCGCTGGCAAGAAAAAATGCAGCAAATCCTCCCCCACTACTGCGACATCGAATGCACCGACGGCATGGATCACATGATATATGTCGGAAAGGCGATCGACCCCAAATTCAGCCAATTTCACCTGCACAGTTTGCGATACGAACAACTGCGAGCAATTTGTGACTGCGGCCGCACAGTTTTTCGCCTACAAGCCGAGTCCCAAATTAACATGGAACTAGCACATTTAGTATTAGTACAGAATACCACTATCGACATATTTCACAATGAAAACACCGAAAAAATGTTCGATGTCAAAGGCACTCGCGACATCCGCTACGAACTCGTCAAAAAGCGGATAGAAAAAGCCGTTGACAAAGACGCACAAGAACGAATTACCCAGTCAGGAATGCTAACCGTAGTTTATTCCACCGAAGACGAATGGGAAGAGTATCAACAATATTTACGCTACTTGTCACGCGAAGGTTGGGTAGAAGCAAAAGTGCAAACTGGCATGGTAGAATCACTGCAAGGAGTCAGTGGTTTAAAATTCGCCCGCGTCCGTATTTTACCGGAACCCGAATCAATTGTTCATGTCAGTGAAGTTACGGTTGTTACCGATTGA
- a CDS encoding ATP-binding sensor histidine kinase encodes MLTLSEYKIKSTLHEGVETIIYRAQTATDGAAKILKVLKAEYPTLEAITRLKHEYQIRQNLDSEQIVKAISIKTFDHRLGLVLEDFGGESLAQLMERENLSPQANLNIAIPIVKALQYLHLQNIIHKDIKPSNIIINSQTKQVKLTDFGIATKLNKENPQFNNSNSVEGTLTYMSPEQTGRMNRTLDYRTDFYSLGITLYEMLTGKLPFPSNDPLEIVYSHIAVQAISPHQINPEIPAPISEIVMKLMAKNAEDRYQSATGLLADLETCLHQLETTGEITDFIPGRLDILSQLLIPQKLYGREQQVSELLAAFERVGTGLANNLLEKPTTSEQNQPLSGTSELMLVSGYSGIGKSAVVNEVSKPITKSKGYFISGKFDQFKRNIPYASLIQAFNSLLRQLLTESAASLKTWRTKILTALGTDGQVIADVIPELELIIGKQPAVREVGPAEAQNRFNRLFKEFLRVFAQKEHPLVIFLDDLQWADSATLKLMQLLITDPEQQYLLVIGAYRDNEVSPTHPLIQTVEEIEKTGTIVNNILLQPLDLADVTELVADTLNSCTEKVTNLAELIWNKTGGNPFFLTQLLQALYQDNLLKFDFNAIADDATKGGWDWNIDEIQAIGITDKSVVELVASRIEKLPESTQEILKLAACVGDKFALDVLSIVSEQSANATATELYCALQSGLILPLSDAYRIPLLFTQAEAVNLSFDTSRVGYRFLHDRVQQAAYSLIPEDQKQSTHLNIGQLLLQNTPDEKLEDNIFDIVNQLNFGIDTISKPAEKTQLAKLNLIAGRKAKVATAYEGAVRYLSVAMGLLAEDCWQSQYELTLVIYESTAEAEYLNINYEESKKLVNIIINEAKTILEKVNAYELQLQSYNVQNRLLEALNTGLEVLKLLGIYLPKNPNSLNIVVGLINTKLSLGLKRIDDLANLPEMTNPNQQAAMRILSGILGTAIQAKPRLLPLLTFMMVKQCIKYGNSPYASIAYVYYAIILCRLGDISLGYQFGELAIRLLKRFPSGSIKSRVYAAFGSFIQHWKTDIELGLGYLMEGFQIGLETGDLEYVGYCIDVYCTYKLWMGYPLNLVEEETGKYLKLMQQLKQESSSNYISIERQTALNLSGKAVEPCHLVGDNFNEIKTLPVLIAAKSFFLVCLVYNAKAMLNFLFKNYAQTLENSKLFEKYEEAAAGLYVVPINNFYYSLTLLALYPATGKGEQKQYLKRVVNFQKKMKKWAVDAPMNYQHKYDLVAAEKARVLGYDCQAMDLYDRAISGAAKNGYIQEEALAYELAGEFYLSLGKQIISQAYLTKAYYGYIRWGALAKVKHLESIHPFLVAQTRAAETPTLDVTRTTTGSTISNSLGNLLDLNAFVKASQAITSEIVLEKLLTKLINVLLENAAAQKVVLMLLKNDILCIEATGTPTQDQVTLLPSIPVETFQDIPLSAINYVHRSQKHLVLDNATIAEPFNADAYIRKYQPKSILCLPIIYQSQRRGIIYLENALTVGAFTTERVEVFKVLISQVAIAVENAGLYAREQEKSQQLEKSLNELQETQLRLIQSEKMSALGNLIAGVAHEINNPLGYIAGNVDAAAEASSDLIDYLQLYQKKFPNPGDDLQEKASDIDLEYLMEDLPKMLLSMKSGTERIRNISTSLRTFSRADTVNKVSANIHEGIDSTLLILQYRLKAKDSRPAIQVIKEYGYTPPVKCYFGQLNQVFMNLLANAIDCFDEFNVGRSYAEIEAVPNTIAIITHVSPDNNSVVIRIKDNGAGMSTQVRAQIFDHLFTTKGVGKGTGLGLSISRQIVEETHGGKLSCESVLGAGTEFAIELPLN; translated from the coding sequence ATGTTGACATTATCAGAATACAAAATCAAATCTACTCTGCACGAAGGCGTCGAAACAATCATCTATCGCGCACAAACAGCCACAGACGGCGCGGCAAAAATTCTCAAAGTGCTCAAAGCCGAATATCCGACACTCGAAGCCATTACCAGACTTAAACACGAATATCAAATCCGCCAAAATTTAGACAGCGAACAAATCGTCAAAGCCATCAGCATCAAAACCTTTGACCACCGATTAGGACTGGTTTTAGAAGACTTTGGTGGCGAATCCCTTGCCCAACTCATGGAAAGAGAGAATTTGAGTCCGCAAGCAAATTTAAACATCGCCATCCCAATAGTCAAAGCCCTACAATACCTGCATTTACAAAACATTATTCACAAAGATATCAAACCCAGCAACATCATCATCAACTCCCAAACAAAACAAGTAAAACTTACCGACTTCGGGATAGCCACAAAACTCAACAAAGAAAACCCGCAATTCAACAATTCCAACTCAGTCGAAGGCACATTAACCTATATGTCACCCGAACAAACCGGGAGAATGAACCGCACCCTCGACTACCGCACCGATTTTTATTCCCTCGGCATCACCTTGTATGAAATGCTGACCGGAAAATTGCCTTTCCCCAGCAACGACCCCTTAGAAATAGTTTACAGCCACATCGCAGTTCAAGCCATTTCGCCGCATCAAATAAATCCCGAAATCCCCGCACCAATCTCGGAAATTGTCATGAAATTGATGGCAAAAAACGCCGAAGATAGATATCAAAGTGCCACAGGATTATTAGCAGACTTAGAAACTTGTTTACATCAGCTAGAAACCACAGGGGAAATAACAGATTTCATCCCCGGCCGCTTAGATATTCTCAGCCAACTGTTAATCCCCCAAAAGTTGTACGGTAGAGAACAACAAGTCAGCGAACTATTAGCAGCATTTGAACGTGTAGGGACGGGTTTAGCCAACAATTTGTTAGAAAAACCAACAACCTCAGAACAAAACCAGCCCTTATCAGGAACTAGCGAACTAATGCTAGTCTCTGGTTACTCAGGCATCGGCAAATCCGCCGTAGTCAACGAAGTTAGCAAACCCATTACTAAGTCAAAAGGTTACTTCATTAGCGGCAAGTTCGATCAATTCAAACGCAACATTCCCTATGCCTCATTAATCCAAGCATTTAACTCCTTACTGCGGCAATTGCTAACAGAAAGCGCAGCTTCATTAAAAACATGGCGCACCAAAATATTAACAGCATTGGGAACAGACGGCCAAGTAATTGCCGACGTAATTCCCGAACTGGAATTAATAATTGGCAAACAGCCAGCAGTGCGAGAAGTCGGCCCGGCAGAAGCACAAAATCGCTTCAATCGGCTGTTTAAAGAATTTTTGCGGGTTTTCGCGCAAAAAGAACATCCGCTAGTCATATTTTTAGACGATTTGCAGTGGGCTGATTCAGCAACATTGAAATTAATGCAACTGCTGATTACTGACCCTGAACAGCAGTATCTCTTAGTAATTGGTGCTTATCGAGATAATGAAGTTAGCCCGACTCACCCGTTAATTCAGACTGTAGAAGAGATTGAAAAAACTGGTACAATTGTCAACAATATCCTGCTGCAACCGCTGGATTTAGCAGATGTGACTGAGTTAGTGGCTGACACACTTAATAGTTGCACAGAAAAAGTCACAAATCTAGCAGAGTTGATCTGGAATAAAACGGGCGGCAATCCTTTTTTCTTGACGCAATTACTCCAAGCACTATATCAAGACAATCTTTTGAAATTTGATTTTAATGCCATTGCAGATGATGCAACTAAAGGAGGCTGGGATTGGAATATCGATGAAATTCAAGCGATTGGCATTACAGATAAAAGTGTCGTAGAACTCGTAGCTTCTCGGATTGAAAAATTGCCAGAATCCACGCAAGAAATTTTGAAATTAGCAGCTTGTGTGGGTGATAAATTTGCTCTAGATGTGCTATCTATTGTCAGCGAACAGTCGGCTAATGCTACAGCTACTGAACTTTATTGTGCTTTACAATCTGGGTTAATTTTGCCCTTGAGCGATGCTTATCGCATCCCTTTACTATTTACGCAAGCAGAGGCGGTTAATCTGAGTTTTGACACGTCGCGGGTGGGATATCGATTTTTGCACGATCGCGTCCAGCAAGCCGCCTATTCGCTCATTCCCGAAGATCAAAAGCAATCCACTCATTTAAACATCGGTCAGTTACTGCTACAGAACACTCCAGACGAAAAGCTCGAAGACAACATCTTTGATATCGTGAATCAGTTGAATTTCGGAATTGACACGATTAGCAAACCGGCAGAAAAGACGCAGTTAGCAAAATTAAATTTAATAGCTGGACGTAAAGCCAAAGTAGCGACTGCTTATGAAGGTGCTGTTAGGTATTTGTCGGTGGCTATGGGATTATTAGCAGAGGATTGTTGGCAAAGTCAGTATGAGTTAACGTTAGTAATTTACGAGTCAACAGCAGAAGCTGAATATTTAAACATTAACTATGAAGAATCGAAAAAATTAGTTAACATCATCATAAACGAAGCCAAAACTATACTGGAAAAAGTAAATGCTTATGAACTTCAACTCCAGTCTTACAATGTTCAAAATAGACTTTTAGAAGCACTAAATACAGGACTAGAAGTCCTTAAATTGTTAGGAATTTATTTACCTAAAAACCCCAATTCGCTAAATATTGTGGTTGGATTAATTAACACAAAACTGAGCTTGGGACTTAAACGAATTGACGATTTAGCTAACTTGCCAGAAATGACAAATCCCAATCAACAAGCAGCGATGCGGATTTTATCAGGGATTCTCGGCACTGCTATCCAGGCTAAGCCCCGACTGCTACCACTGCTGACATTTATGATGGTCAAGCAGTGCATTAAATATGGAAATTCTCCTTATGCAAGTATTGCCTATGTTTATTATGCCATAATTCTGTGCAGACTAGGAGATATTAGTTTGGGATACCAATTCGGCGAACTCGCAATTAGGCTGTTAAAAAGATTTCCATCCGGTTCAATTAAAAGTAGAGTTTATGCAGCCTTTGGTTCTTTTATTCAACATTGGAAAACAGATATTGAGTTAGGATTAGGCTATCTCATGGAAGGTTTTCAAATCGGCCTGGAAACTGGAGATTTGGAATATGTGGGTTATTGCATTGATGTATATTGTACTTATAAACTGTGGATGGGATATCCTCTCAATCTGGTTGAAGAGGAGACAGGTAAGTATCTGAAACTAATGCAGCAACTTAAACAAGAAAGCTCTTCAAATTATATAAGTATAGAGAGACAGACAGCCCTAAATTTGTCTGGCAAAGCTGTCGAACCATGCCATTTAGTCGGCGATAACTTTAATGAAATAAAAACGCTCCCCGTTCTAATAGCAGCTAAAAGCTTTTTTTTAGTTTGTTTGGTTTATAATGCCAAAGCTATGCTTAATTTTTTGTTCAAAAACTATGCCCAAACATTGGAGAATTCAAAGTTATTTGAGAAATATGAAGAAGCCGCAGCCGGACTTTATGTGGTTCCCATCAATAACTTCTACTACTCTCTCACTCTCCTCGCCTTGTATCCAGCAACTGGCAAAGGGGAGCAAAAGCAATATCTGAAAAGAGTGGTAAATTTTCAAAAAAAGATGAAAAAATGGGCAGTTGATGCTCCGATGAATTATCAACATAAATACGACTTGGTAGCAGCGGAAAAAGCGCGAGTTTTGGGGTATGATTGCCAAGCAATGGATTTGTACGATCGCGCAATTTCAGGCGCTGCCAAAAACGGTTATATTCAAGAAGAAGCATTAGCCTATGAATTAGCCGGAGAATTCTATCTATCTTTGGGAAAACAGATAATTTCTCAAGCATATCTGACTAAGGCTTATTACGGCTATATCCGCTGGGGAGCTCTAGCAAAAGTTAAGCACTTAGAGTCTATACATCCTTTCTTAGTAGCACAAACGCGGGCCGCAGAAACTCCAACCCTCGATGTCACCCGCACTACCACGGGAAGCACTATCAGTAACAGTTTAGGCAATTTATTAGATTTGAACGCTTTTGTCAAAGCTTCCCAAGCTATTACCAGTGAAATTGTTTTGGAAAAGTTATTGACTAAGTTAATCAATGTTTTGTTGGAAAATGCGGCGGCTCAAAAAGTAGTGCTGATGCTGCTAAAAAACGATATCCTCTGCATAGAAGCTACGGGCACTCCTACTCAGGATCAAGTGACACTTTTACCGTCTATTCCAGTAGAAACTTTTCAAGATATACCGCTGTCTGCGATTAATTACGTACACCGCAGTCAAAAGCATCTGGTTTTAGACAACGCGACTATTGCCGAACCTTTTAATGCGGATGCTTACATTCGGAAATATCAACCAAAATCAATCCTCTGTTTGCCGATTATTTATCAATCGCAGCGACGTGGAATTATTTATTTGGAAAATGCTTTGACGGTAGGAGCTTTTACGACAGAGAGGGTAGAAGTATTCAAAGTGTTGATTTCTCAAGTTGCGATTGCTGTAGAAAATGCTGGTTTATACGCACGGGAACAAGAAAAGTCTCAACAGTTAGAAAAATCTTTGAATGAATTGCAAGAGACACAACTGCGACTGATTCAGAGTGAAAAAATGTCGGCTTTGGGGAATTTGATTGCAGGGGTGGCTCACGAAATTAACAATCCGCTGGGTTATATTGCGGGGAATGTTGATGCTGCGGCTGAGGCGAGTTCGGATTTAATTGATTATTTGCAACTTTATCAAAAAAAGTTTCCGAATCCCGGAGATGATTTGCAGGAGAAAGCGTCGGATATCGATCTAGAATATTTGATGGAAGATTTGCCAAAAATGCTGTTATCGATGAAGTCTGGTACTGAGCGCATTCGCAATATTAGTACGTCTCTCCGCACTTTTTCCCGCGCGGATACTGTGAATAAGGTGTCGGCAAATATTCATGAGGGTATTGATAGCACTTTGCTGATTTTGCAGTATCGGCTGAAGGCTAAGGATTCTCGCCCTGCGATTCAAGTGATTAAGGAATATGGATATACGCCGCCTGTTAAGTGTTATTTTGGGCAGTTGAATCAGGTGTTTATGAATTTGTTGGCAAATGCGATCGACTGTTTTGACGAATTTAATGTGGGTCGCAGTTATGCTGAGATTGAGGCTGTACCGAATACGATCGCCATTATCACCCATGTCTCGCCGGATAACAACAGCGTGGTGATTCGCATCAAAGATAATGGCGCAGGGATGTCAACCCAGGTGAGGGCGCAAATATTTGACCATTTGTTTACTACGAAGGGAGTCGGGAAGGGTACGGGTTTGGGGCTTTCTATCAGCCGCCAAATTGTGGAGGAAACTCACGGTGGTAAGCTGAGTTGCGAGTCTGTGTTGGGTGCAGGTACGGAATTTGCGATCGAACTTCCTTTGAATTAA
- a CDS encoding thiol-disulfide oxidoreductase DCC family protein yields MNYNVIYDGNCNLCVTLVQLLENLDKGQNFEYISMQDLDGLQRFGITSGDCEMGMILIDADHPAKRWQGSDAAEEIGRILPTGEVFVAAYRAMPGMKWMGDRVYEQVRDNRYTLFGRRSTTYKSAYAVGCRSIDNCDNQN; encoded by the coding sequence ATGAATTACAACGTAATTTACGACGGCAATTGCAATCTCTGTGTCACCTTGGTACAGTTACTAGAAAACTTAGATAAAGGCCAGAATTTTGAGTATATTTCAATGCAAGATTTGGATGGATTACAGCGCTTTGGGATAACTTCTGGCGACTGCGAAATGGGGATGATTTTGATAGATGCAGATCATCCCGCAAAACGCTGGCAAGGTAGCGATGCTGCCGAGGAAATCGGGCGGATATTGCCCACCGGTGAGGTGTTTGTGGCTGCTTACCGCGCAATGCCGGGGATGAAGTGGATGGGCGATCGCGTTTACGAACAAGTGCGCGATAACCGCTATACTTTGTTTGGCAGGCGATCGACAACCTACAAATCGGCTTATGCAGTGGGCTGTAGGTCGATCGACAATTGCGACAATCAAAACTAA